The Acinetobacter lwoffii genomic sequence GGTTTGTGGGAAGAAGTGAAAGATCGTTTAAACCAGCCGGGAACAGGTTTATCGGGTGGTCAGCAGCAACGTCTGTGTATCGCGCGTACCATTGCAGTCAGCCCGGAAGTGATCCTGATGGATGAACCATGTTCAGCACTTGATCCCATTGCAACCGCTAAAGTAGAAGAGCTGATTTCTGAGCTTTCTACGCAATATACCATCGCGATTGTAACGCACTCTATGCAACAGGCAGCGCGTGTATCTGATCGTACTGCATATTTCCATTTGGGTGATCTGATTGAAGTCAACTCGACCGAAAAAGTCTTTACCCAGCCAGATCATCAGTTGACTGAAGCCTATATTACCGGGCGTTTCGGTTAATCCGATCTCTAGAATAAGAGCCGTAAGGCTCTTTTTTTATAGGTGAAATAGATGGTGATAATCGTAATAATTCTCGAAATAAAGTTGAAAAAAACCGAAATTGACCTAATCTAAAGGAATAAATCCGAATTAAATAGAGAATAGATTTTTTATGTTATTTCATACTCCGAAACTGTCCGCTGAAATCCGTATTAGTCATCTCAATGCGCGTATCAATGAACAACGAAAAAAAATAGCGCAAACTACTGGCTCTAAACTGGAACTTTTACAGTTATCGCAACAACTGTCAAAAGAAGCGCGTGCACGTAAGAAAACCAATCAAAAAATCTATGTGCTCGATTTTAAAGGTGATATGGCTGCTTCTGCGGTAGAAGGCTTACGTGAAGAAATCACTCTGATTCTGGCCACAGCCAAAGCAGGTCGTGACCGCGTTGTAGTGCGTCTGGAAAGTCCGGGCGGCATGGTCCATGGTTATGGACTTGCAGCAGCTCAACTGGTACGTTTACGCGAGGCAGGTTTTCATCTGACCATCTGTGTCGATAAAGTAGCCGCTAGTGGCGGTTATATGATGGCGTGTATTGCCAATGAGATTATTTCTGCACCATTCGCGATTGTCGGTTCAATTGGTGTGGTTGCTCAAGTCCCCAACTTTAACCGCCTACTGAAAGACAATAAAATCGACTTTGAACTCTATACCGCTGGACAGTACAAACGTACCGTGACTATGTTTGGTGAAAATACCGAAGAGGGTAAGGCTAAGTTTGAAGAAGAACTACAGCAAACCCATGCTTTATTCAAACATTTCGTTGAGAAGTATCGCCCGCAGCTGAATATTGAAAAAGTGGCCACTGGTGAGCATTGGTATGGTCGGGATGCGCTGGATCTAAATCTGGTGGATAAACTGCAAACCTCAGATGAATACCTGCTCAACTTGTTGACCCAACATGATATCTATTCCATCCAGACCCGCAAGAAACCAACTTTGGGTGAAAAACTCGGCCTGCAAGCAGCGCAAATTGCTGATTCACTGATACCCACTGTCATGAATAACGTTATGGAAAGCTTAAGTAAAGCAAACGCAAATCTGGTGCAAATACGTGATCCAAAACTTTAATCCAATTGATCTTGAATGAATTTTAAAGCTCACTTCGGTGGGCTTTTTTATTTTTTGAAATCATATTGTTGTGATATAAGTGGAGTACTCTGATTGAGTCTAGGCTCATATGCTCACGTTTATTTTGTTGCTTGGGTTTTTTAGTATCGTATTTATTCCGATGTTATGTATGCTTTATTCTGAAGCAAAATTAACTCAGGATAATTCTAAGAAGGTTTTGTTTTGGCTGAGTTTTCTACCCGGCGTTTGTATCTTTCTGCTGTATAGCTTTCTAAAGCCCAATGATCCACCTGTTATTCCATCGAAAGAATGTGGCGTTGTGCAGTTTTATCAGATGCATAAAGTTCGAGGTGGTAACGAATTTGAACGTGTGAGTATTCGCTTTGATGGCGCTCAATATAGTCGGCATTTATTCTTCGATAAGCATCTGGATAAAATCCCTCAAGGCCAAAAGGCCTGCTTTGAATATCTAGATAAGTTCAAATATCCACATTTGTCAGAATCTAAGTTTGTTCAATGGATTGAACCGAATGAAATGTAAACCATCACTGAAACTAATCAGATAAAATAAAGCATATTTTATTGTTAGAGCAGAAACATGGCTATAGCTGAAGCATTTCTTGCGACGCAAAATTGTTATTTTAATTATGAATTTGAAGAACTTTATTTAGAGAATGATTTTCCTGAGGAGTTATCTGTGTCACTGCGTGGCATAATGTTCCTTCATGAGATTCAATATCCTGATGCAACCTATTTCATTTATTACAGTGAGATGTTGACGGGGAATGAACTGCAAAAAATGAAGGATGATTGGATGCGATATTGCCCATATTCTTAATTGAAGAATATGAACGTAATTAAATGCGTCATCCAAAACTTTAATTCAGTTGATCTTGAATGAATTTCAAAGCTCACTTCGGTGAGCTTTTTTGATTTTTCGGTATCAATTGCAGCCCGCCTGTTATCGCTGCACCAATCGTAGCAAGCAAGATGTCTTTGTGCGCATCCCAGATATCACCTTGTTGTCCATTATAGTTTTCAGCTTCCTCAGGAGATAAACCAATGGCGATCAACCATTCCAGCCACTCATAGATCATGCTGCTGGCCACCACAAACTGAATCACCAGCAGGGAAATGACCACAGGTTTTTGCTGCGGCAACCAGACCTGAAACAGCCGGTAAAAAACTGGATAAAGTAATAATCCGTAGGCCAGATGGACAAAACGGTCGAACATATTGCGTGACCAGTGCATGGTTTCATTCAGATTAAAGCCAAAAATCTGTTCGATCCACTGGTTATAGGGCACATAAGAATACAGATAGTGCGCAGCAATCACATGAACAATCAGAAAAAGAATATATAAATTAAAACTTAAAAAATTCAGGCCAATTTTATACAAGCAGATGAGCAGCATGATGATCATGAAAACTGTACCTGCCTGATGCAAGAGATAAGCTTCCAGTTCTAAAGGACGAATACTGGCAAACAAAATCGCCAGAATTAAAATGCCCAGGCTCGTGTAATGTTTGGCGGAAAGTCGATGATCAATCATGTCGTTATTATGAAATATCTTTTTAGAATAAAATACATTATAAATAAAAAGGCGAAGCCTGAGCTTCGCCTTTTCGTCTTATTGCAAATTAGATTTTTGCAATCAGCTCAGCTACCTGTTTAGCTTGATCAGCAGCATTACCTGTATATGATGCAGGTGTCATTTCCGCTAAACGCGCACGGTCAGCAGCAGGAACAGCTTCTAACTCGTTACCGTTTACGAAATCTACCATCATGTCGCGAGTCATGGCTTGACCACGAGTCAGGGCTTTCAGTTTTTCGTACGGTTTTTCAACGTTGTAACGACGCATTACAGTTTGAATAGGCTCAGCCAATACTTCTTGGGCATTATCCAAATCTTCATTGATACGCGCAGCATTCAACTCAAGTTTACCAATACCTTTAGAGCAAGCTTCAAAAGCAATTAAGCTTTGCGCAAAACCAACACCCATGTTACGAAGCACAGTAGAGTCAGTCAGGTCACGCTGCCAACGAGAAATTGGCAGTTTTTCACCAAGGTGTGCAAGTACAGCATTTGCAATACCCAAGTTGCCTTCAGAGTTTTCGAAGTCAATCGGGTTAACTTTGTGCGGCATGGTTGAAGAACCGACTTCGCCTTCTTTCAGTTTTTGCTTGAAGAAACCAAGAGAGATATAGCCCCAAACATCACGGTTAAAATCGATCAGAATAGTGTTGAAACGACGCAGCGCATCAAACAATTCAGCCATATAATCGTGTGGCTCGATTTGAGTGGTGTACGGGTTGAAGTCTAGACCCAGAGACTCTACAAATGCTCGTGAATGCGCAGGCCAGTTGATGTCTGGGTAAGCAGAGTAGTGCGCATTGTAGTTACCGACTGCACCATTGATTTTGCCCAGTAGCTCAACATTTTTAAACTGTTTGATTTGACGTGCAAGACGGTAAGCCACGTTTGCCATTTCTTTACCCAAAGTCGTCGGGCTTGCAGTTTGACCATGAGTACGAGACAACATTGGCTGGTCTGCATGCTTTTCAGAAAGCGCAACGATTGAATCAATGATTTGCTGCATAGATGCAACCAGTACATCACGACCGCTCTTCAACATGAGGGCATGTGACAGGTTGTTGATATCTTCAGATGTACATGCAAAGTGAATGAATTCACCGGCATTTTTAAGTTCTTCAATACCAGCGATTTTTTCTTTCAGGAAATACTCAACCGCTTTAACGTCGTGGTTAGTGGTGCGTTCGATCTCTTTGATGCGATTGGCGTCATCTTCAGAAAAATCGCTCACAATCGCATCAAGCGCTGCATTAGTTTCGCATGAAAACGCCGGTATTTCAGTAATTTCCGGGTGGTTTGCAAGCGCTTGTAACCAACGCACTTCAACAGTCACACGAGCATGGATTAAACCAAACTCAGAAAGAAAAGGACGTAGAGCATCACATTTGCTCGCGTAACGTCCATCTAATGGAGAAAGTGCAGTTAAAGCGTTCATATCGATTCCTTAGATTTTGGAATTAAACGTAAAACGAAACACGTGCAGCATCAGTTAAACCACCTGAAACTGTAAACGCGCTAGATTCTGAATATCTTGTAGCAACTTGCGTTTGCCAAATACCATGCCCCAAGAGCTGCCACCGAGCTGACGCCACAGGTGTGCCATTTGCAAACCGGTAAATAAAGACGCACGAATGCGGTTGGTGTGTCCGGCATCCTTAAAGGCTTCGGCATTGCCACGTACCATAATGCGCGGATTAATCTGTCCGGCAGTATCGACATAGGTTTGAGCTAGATTGGCAATGATGCTGGGGTGCAGGTAATTATTATCAAAGAAAGAAAGCTGTCTGAGAATTTTCTGTTGGGACTGTTCAATAATTTCAACAAATTTGGGATTGCTATAGACCTTCTTTTCTAACTGAAGAAGTGCCATTGCATAGCTCATGGGAAGTTTGGTGCTGGAAAGTTTTGGAATTCTGGATTTTGGAGAAGTATTGAAGGGTTGAATGATGCTGCTTTCTAATATTTTTAAACCTAAGGAAATATCAGCCAGTTGATTAAAAAAGTCGAGCGTCTGGGCATTCTGATTGCTGCCGGGACGGATATTAAGACTGGCTCTAATCAACTGTTCAAAATAAAAGTTACCACTTTCACCAATGCTTTGCTGACCCGTCAATGCTGTCATATGGGTCAGCTGGGTGGCCTGAAACACACCCGCTAATGCCAAAGCACGATTTTGACGAGTATTCAACGTTGTGGCTGGTTGAAATGGTAACTCCGTCATGCCGAATTCATCCTTTTATAAAATCAGGTTTAGGTGCATTGGTATGATGAATCACACCACCCCCTAAACAAACTTCACCTGAATAGAACACCACGCTTTGACCCGGGGTCACTGCACGTTGAGGTTCATCAAACTCAACACGAACACCATTCGGTGATTCTGAATCTTGATACACAGTACATGCTTGATCAGTCTGACGGTAACGGGTTTTGGCCGTACAGCGGAAGCCTGTTTCAGGAATATCCTGCTCACCTGCGACCCAGTCAATCGCTTCACTCCAAAGTGTAGTACTTTGCATGAGTGGGTGTTCATGGCCTTGACCGACCACCAGACGATTGCCTTCGATATCTTTATGCAATACGAACCAGGCACCTTCAGCAACGCCTTTCATACCGCCAATACCAATACCACCGCGTTGACCGAGCGTATAGTACATTAAGCCGTGATGATCACCAACCTCTTTACCATCTTCCAGCACGATTTTTCCGGGTTGAGCAGGTAAATATTGCTTTAAAAAGTCATTAAAACGACGTTCACCAATAAAACAGATCCCAGTCGAGTCTTTTTTCTTGGCCGTAACCAGATCTAATTCTTCTGCAATTTTACGGACTTGTGGCTTTTCAATTTCACCAACAGGGAACAGGGTCTTATTAATTTCACGACCATGAACCGCATGCAGGAAATAAGTCTGGTCTTTGTTATTGTCCACACCACGCAATAAAGGTGCATATTCTTCACCACGTGAGTTGGTCATGGTTTCACCACGACGGCAATAATGACCCGTCGCAATAAAATCTGCACCCAGATTTACTGCGTGATCGAGAAAGGCACGAAATTTAATTTCTTTATTACATAAAATGTCTGGGTTTGGCGTACGGCCAGCTGCATATTCCGCCAGGAAATGTTCGAATACGCGATCCCAATATTCCATGGCAAAGTTTGCGGTATGCAGTTTAATGCCGATTTTGTCGCAAACGGCTTGTGCATCGGCAAGATCCTCCATCGCCGTGCAATATTCTGTGCCGTCATCTTCTTCCCAGTTTTTCATGAAAAGACCTTCAACCTGATAACCTTGTTGAAGTAAAAGGGCAGCAGAAACAGATGAATCTACACCACCTGACATACCGACGATGACACGTTGTTGCATAGGATTAGGCATCCAAATTTGAAATTAAGGGAGAATTTTGGTGCTCGTAAATGAGCGATAAAGGGTACTTTTGACCTGAAAGCGCATCTTGTACGGCTTTAATCACCAGTGGGCTACGCGCACGAGCAGATTCAAGCAATTCATCTAGCGTCATCCAGACTGCACCGATAATGTCAGCATCTAAAGCGGCATTTGGGTCGTAGTCAATGGATTTGGCTAAAAAGCAGAAACGAAAATAAGTACGATCCGGGAACATCGGTGGGGTATAGGTATAAATACCTAGCAGTGATTCAATACTCACTGTATGTCCGGTTTCTTCCATGGTTTCGCGAATGGCAGCTTCAATAATAGTTTCGCCACATTCGATATGACCCGCAGGCTGATTAAATACCGTGTGTGTCACACCTTCTGTATGTTCTTCTACAAACAGGAATTTTCCGTCTTTTTCAACGACAGTTGCGACAGTGACATGAGCAGTCCAAGCAGTCATAAAGCAGCACCATGGAAAAGGATGCACTATTGTATAAAATTTTAGGGTGTGTGGCTATGATGAAATTTTCCGAAAACTATAGTTTTAAACTTTCCTTCAAATTCATTGTTATGATTATATAGAAAGTCAATTTGACTTTCAGGAATTGGATGTTGGCATATTTCTAGACATGTGAACCGTACCGGGTTTGTCGGAGACTCAATATTCTGAGAGACTATTCCGATGAAAAAACCAACCTATACCCCCGAAATTAGAGAAAGAGCGGTTCAATTACTAATTGAATCTGAAAAAGATTATCCTTCTACTTGGGCTGCAATCACAGCAATTGCGCCTAAGATTGGTTGTACTCCTGAAACACTTCGTGCCTGGCATCAAAAGCATTTAGATCAGCAAAATCCTATTAAAGTACAACAGATATCTGATCAAGAAAAAATGAAGCAAATGGAACGTGAAATTAAAGAATTAAAGCGTGCCAATGAAATTCTACGTAAAGCAGCCGCTTTTTTCGCCCAGGCGGAGCTCGACCGCCCACACAAATAATGGTGGATTTTATCCATAACAATAAAGACTTATATGGTGTTGATGCGATTTGTAGGATTTTACCGATCGCAGCTTCAACCTATTACCGAACTTTAGATCTCGCTGACAATCCAGAACATCGAGCGAAACGAGATCTACATGATAAGCATCATGCTGAACAAATTAAACGAATTTGGAAGGAAAGTTCAGGTCGATATGGTGTACGTAAAGTTTGGCAAAAATTGAAACGTGAAGGCTATGTTATTGCACGTTGTACAGTTGCTCGATTGATGCAGAAGCTAGATATACAAGGTGTTTGGCGTGGTAAGAACAAACAAACTACCCGCAACCGAGATGATCAAAAACGAGCAGATGATTTAGTGAAACGTAATTTTAGTGCTGATCGACCTGACCAATTATGGGTCAGTGACTTTACGTATATTCAAACTCATTCAGGCTGGGTCTATACCGCCTTTATTATTGATGTGTTCTCACGAGCAATTGTTGGATGGAAAGTATCTACACGAATGAATACAGATATGGTGCTCGATGCACTTGAGCAAGCATTGCACGATCGAGGCATGCCAAAGAATGTGATTCATCATTCCGACAGGGGTGTGCAATATCTTTCGATTCGCTATACCAATCGTTTAGAAGCAGCAAATTTACGAGCATCAGTCGGTACAACTGGTGATTCATACGATAATGCTTTGGCTGAAACGGTGAATGGCTTATACAAAACAGAGGTGATTGAATATTTAAAAGCAGATTGGCAAGGTTTAGCAGATGTACAACTTGCGACACTAAACTGGGTAGATTGGTTCAATAAAAAGCGTGTACACAGTGCACTGGGTTATGTGTCGCCTTTTGAGTTTGAAGCAATGTACTATGATAAGATTAACCCGTTAGGTCAGGTGGCTTAACTTAAATAAAAAAGTCTCCGACAAACCCGGTACGGTTCACATGAGTAATATTTGATTGTATTCTTCAGGGAAAGTTCACGTCTTTTTTGTCTAATTTCAACTTTATTTTCATCATAATGTGAAATAAGTGTTTCGAAGTTTTTTACGGGTACTTCTTGTATTTGTACATATAAGTTATTTAAATGTACTTCAAAATAATTTATATTTTCCTTGAGTATGACGGCAGCCTCTAAAGCATTTCTGAGATCATTTTTTTCGAGTTGAATGTTATATTGTACCTTCCAAGAAATAAAACCAATGATGGCAACTATAGGTGTTATTACATAAGCAGTGGTTGTAATAATTGTGTTAATTCCAGTCATACTGAAGCTACAAGATAAAGATTGTCCTTGACACACTGCTATGTACTGAAAAAATCCACATATGAATAAAATTATTATGTAGGTGAGTAGATAAAATCCCACATATTTTTCAATTTCTTTAAACATAAATATTCATATAGAGATAGATTTAATTTATTGTATCTAACGATCAAAAAATTTGGCAATTAAAACAGTTATTTATAATTCCCAGAAACTTTTACATAATTATGTGCAGAATACGGCAAGAACGCCATTTCTTTTTCAGTGAGCGGACGTGCTTTTTTTGCCGGGCTACCAACATAGAGCCAGCCACTTTCCAAAACTTTACCCGGTGGAACTAGCGTACCTGCACCAATCATCACATCATTCGGAATGATGACATCATCCAGAATAATGCTGTTAATCCCAATTAGTACACGATTACCAATCGTACAACCATGCAATGTCACATGATGGCCAATCGTGACATCTTCACCAATGATCAAAGGCGAACCATTCGGTTTATCGGCTTTTTTATGACTGACATGCAACATGGCATGATCCTGAACATTCGAATTTTTACCAATCCGGATTGAATTAACATCACCACGAATCACGGCAAAAGGCCAGACAGAAACATTTTCAGCCAAGACCACATCGCCGACCACGATTCCCATCGGATCGATATAACACGATTCATCAATTTGTGGAGTCGTGTCTAAATAAGAACGAATGTTTTGGCTCATGGTGATCTGCTCATTAAAAGTTTAAGGATCATGTGCATAGTATAAAATAAAAAGCACCCATCTGAATGAGTGCTTTGGTCTTAGTGCTAGACTAAAACAGTCTATTTAAACTTAGAACAAGTTTGAGAAGAATTGTTTAATGTGGTCGAGCATACGTGCGAAGAAACCAGCTTCTTCAACCGCGTTTAAAGCCACCAACGGTTTTTCTGAAATTACTTTACCATCCAGA encodes the following:
- the sohB gene encoding protease SohB, producing the protein MLFHTPKLSAEIRISHLNARINEQRKKIAQTTGSKLELLQLSQQLSKEARARKKTNQKIYVLDFKGDMAASAVEGLREEITLILATAKAGRDRVVVRLESPGGMVHGYGLAAAQLVRLREAGFHLTICVDKVAASGGYMMACIANEIISAPFAIVGSIGVVAQVPNFNRLLKDNKIDFELYTAGQYKRTVTMFGENTEEGKAKFEEELQQTHALFKHFVEKYRPQLNIEKVATGEHWYGRDALDLNLVDKLQTSDEYLLNLLTQHDIYSIQTRKKPTLGEKLGLQAAQIADSLIPTVMNNVMESLSKANANLVQIRDPKL
- a CDS encoding DUF2238 domain-containing protein, which encodes MIDHRLSAKHYTSLGILILAILFASIRPLELEAYLLHQAGTVFMIIMLLICLYKIGLNFLSFNLYILFLIVHVIAAHYLYSYVPYNQWIEQIFGFNLNETMHWSRNMFDRFVHLAYGLLLYPVFYRLFQVWLPQQKPVVISLLVIQFVVASSMIYEWLEWLIAIGLSPEEAENYNGQQGDIWDAHKDILLATIGAAITGGLQLIPKNQKSSPK
- the purB gene encoding adenylosuccinate lyase; translated protein: MNALTALSPLDGRYASKCDALRPFLSEFGLIHARVTVEVRWLQALANHPEITEIPAFSCETNAALDAIVSDFSEDDANRIKEIERTTNHDVKAVEYFLKEKIAGIEELKNAGEFIHFACTSEDINNLSHALMLKSGRDVLVASMQQIIDSIVALSEKHADQPMLSRTHGQTASPTTLGKEMANVAYRLARQIKQFKNVELLGKINGAVGNYNAHYSAYPDINWPAHSRAFVESLGLDFNPYTTQIEPHDYMAELFDALRRFNTILIDFNRDVWGYISLGFFKQKLKEGEVGSSTMPHKVNPIDFENSEGNLGIANAVLAHLGEKLPISRWQRDLTDSTVLRNMGVGFAQSLIAFEACSKGIGKLELNAARINEDLDNAQEVLAEPIQTVMRRYNVEKPYEKLKALTRGQAMTRDMMVDFVNGNELEAVPAADRARLAEMTPASYTGNAADQAKQVAELIAKI
- the hflD gene encoding high frequency lysogenization protein HflD, which produces MTELPFQPATTLNTRQNRALALAGVFQATQLTHMTALTGQQSIGESGNFYFEQLIRASLNIRPGSNQNAQTLDFFNQLADISLGLKILESSIIQPFNTSPKSRIPKLSSTKLPMSYAMALLQLEKKVYSNPKFVEIIEQSQQKILRQLSFFDNNYLHPSIIANLAQTYVDTAGQINPRIMVRGNAEAFKDAGHTNRIRASLFTGLQMAHLWRQLGGSSWGMVFGKRKLLQDIQNLARLQFQVV
- the mnmA gene encoding tRNA 2-thiouridine(34) synthase MnmA, whose product is MQQRVIVGMSGGVDSSVSAALLLQQGYQVEGLFMKNWEEDDGTEYCTAMEDLADAQAVCDKIGIKLHTANFAMEYWDRVFEHFLAEYAAGRTPNPDILCNKEIKFRAFLDHAVNLGADFIATGHYCRRGETMTNSRGEEYAPLLRGVDNNKDQTYFLHAVHGREINKTLFPVGEIEKPQVRKIAEELDLVTAKKKDSTGICFIGERRFNDFLKQYLPAQPGKIVLEDGKEVGDHHGLMYYTLGQRGGIGIGGMKGVAEGAWFVLHKDIEGNRLVVGQGHEHPLMQSTTLWSEAIDWVAGEQDIPETGFRCTAKTRYRQTDQACTVYQDSESPNGVRVEFDEPQRAVTPGQSVVFYSGEVCLGGGVIHHTNAPKPDFIKG
- a CDS encoding NUDIX hydrolase, encoding MTAWTAHVTVATVVEKDGKFLFVEEHTEGVTHTVFNQPAGHIECGETIIEAAIRETMEETGHTVSIESLLGIYTYTPPMFPDRTYFRFCFLAKSIDYDPNAALDADIIGAVWMTLDELLESARARSPLVIKAVQDALSGQKYPLSLIYEHQNSPLISNLDA
- a CDS encoding IS3 family transposase (programmed frameshift); this encodes MKKPTYTPEIRERAVQLLIESEKDYPSTWAAITAIAPKIGCTPETLRAWHQKHLDQQNPIKVQQISDQEKMKQMEREIKELKRANEILRKAAGFFRPGGARPPTQIMVDFIHNNKDLYGVDAICRILPIAASTYYRTLDLADNPEHRAKRDLHDKHHAEQIKRIWKESSGRYGVRKVWQKLKREGYVIARCTVARLMQKLDIQGVWRGKNKQTTRNRDDQKRADDLVKRNFSADRPDQLWVSDFTYIQTHSGWVYTAFIIDVFSRAIVGWKVSTRMNTDMVLDALEQALHDRGMPKNVIHHSDRGVQYLSIRYTNRLEAANLRASVGTTGDSYDNALAETVNGLYKTEVIEYLKADWQGLADVQLATLNWVDWFNKKRVHSALGYVSPFEFEAMYYDKINPLGQVA
- a CDS encoding gamma carbonic anhydrase family protein — protein: MSQNIRSYLDTTPQIDESCYIDPMGIVVGDVVLAENVSVWPFAVIRGDVNSIRIGKNSNVQDHAMLHVSHKKADKPNGSPLIIGEDVTIGHHVTLHGCTIGNRVLIGINSIILDDVIIPNDVMIGAGTLVPPGKVLESGWLYVGSPAKKARPLTEKEMAFLPYSAHNYVKVSGNYK